A window of Kribbella voronezhensis genomic DNA:
CTGGAGCGGCCCCGCAACGTCGAGGAGATCCGGATGACGCCCGAGTTCATCGCCATCTATCGCGAAGTGTGGAGTTCGCTGTCCGACGAGGTCGCGATCGCCCGGAAGACAGGAGCCTCTCGTGTTGCGTGATTCCCGCCGCACCGGCCGATCGGCCGTCGCCGTACGGCGACGGCACAAGACGCTCGTCTATGCGCTCCGCTTGCTGCTGCTGGTGCTGATCCTCGGTGGCTGGGAGCTGTCCGTCAGCTTGTGGCTCGACCCGTTCTTCTACTCCAAGCCCAGCCTGATCTGGGACAAGCTGGTCATCTGGTTCACCGACGGCACCGCGCAGGGCTCGATCTGGGCCCAGATCGGCGTGACGCTGCAGGAGGCCGCTCTCGGCTTCGTCCTCGGCTCGCTGGTCGGCGTCATCCTCGGCATCCTGCTCGGCCGCGCCCGGCTGCTTGCCGAGGTCGTCTCGCCGTACATCCAGGCCCTCAACGCCGTACCGCGGATCGTGCTGGCGGCGTTGTTCGTGATCTGGTTCGGGCTCGGGATGGAGTCCAAGATCGCCACCGCGTTCGTGCTGGTCTTCTTCCCGGTCTTCTTCAACGCCTTCCAGGGTGCCCGCGAGGTCGACCGCAACCTGGTCAACAACGCTCGCATCCTGGGCGCCGGCCGGGGCCAGGTGCTCTGGTCGATCGTGGTCCCGAGTTCGACGTCGTGGATCCTGGCGTCCCTGCACACCGCCTTCGGGTTCGCCCTGATCGGCGCCATCGTCGGTGAGTACACCGGCGCCACCCGGGGTCTGGGCCTGCTGATCAGCACCGCCCAAGGCTCCTTCGACGCAGCCGGCATCTACGCCGGAATGCTGATCACCACCGTGCTCGCACTGCTGGCCGAGGTCGTGCTCGGCCTGGCCGAACGGCGGTTGCTGCGCTGGCGTCCACCGGCCCAGGCATCCTTCGTCGCCGCCATCTGACTTCCCCTAGGAGACAACCGTGACAATCCGTCCTGCTGCAATCGGCGTCCCCGTGCTGGCCGCCGCCCTCGTCCTCACCGGCTGCCAGACCCAGAACAAGTCCGGTACGTCGTCCGGCTCGTCGTCCTCGGACAAGGTCACCATCATGGTCGGCGGTGCGGCCAAGGTGATCTACATGCCGGCCAAACTGACCGAACAACTCGGCTACTTCAAGGACCAGGGGCTGAACGTCGAACTCGTCGACACCCCCGCCGGCGTCACCGCCGAGACCGCGCTGCTGGCCAACCAGGCCCAAGGGGTCGTCGGCTTCTACGACCACACCATCGACATGCAGGCCAAGGGCAAGTGCCTGCAGAGCGTCGTCCAGTTCGCGAACGTGCCGGGCGAGGTCGAGATGGTGTCCAAGGCCCAGGCCGGCACGATCAAGAGCCCGGCGGACTTCAAGGGCCGCAAGCTCGGCGTCACGAGTGCCGGGTCGTCGACCGACTTCCTGACCCAGTACCTAGCCGGCAACGCCGGGGTCGGGACGGCCGACTACACGACCGTCAAGGCCGGCGCGGACTCGACATTCATCGCCGCGATGAACTCCGGCGGCATCGACGCCGGGATGACGACCGACCCGACCGTCGCACGGCTGACGAAGACGGGCGACGGCAAGATCCTGCTGGACCTGCGGACCGAGGAGGGCACGAAGAAGGCGCTCGGAGGGTTGTACCCGGCGAGCTCGCTCTACATGGCGTGCGACTACGTTGCCGCGCACAAGGACGTCGTACAGAAGCTGGCGAACGCTTTCGTGAAGACGCTCGGGTTCATCACGAGCAACGACGCGGCGACCATCGCCGCCAAGATGCCGGCCGACTACGCGGGCACCGACAAGCAGCTCTACATCAAGTCGATCACCGACTCCAAGGGCATGTTCAACGCCACCGGGGTGATGGACCCCGACGGCGCCAAGAACGCGCTCGCGGTCCTCGGCAAGTTCTCCCCGGCGGTCAAGCCGAAGAAGGACACCATCGACATCGCCAAGACCTACACCACAGAATTCGCGAAAGCCGCCAAGAGCTGAAAACCCGAAAATAGAACAGCAACAACTACCAAAGAAGAATTGATAGTTGTGCTTTGGAACGCGGAAGGCCGCCCGTAGCTCGTAGCTGCGGGCGGCCTTCCGGGGTGTTACGGGGTGCGGCGGCGGATCTTGTTGCCGAGCCAGACGATCGGGTCGTACTTGCGATCGGCGACGCGTTCCTTCATCGGGATGAGGGCGTTGTCGGTGATCTTGATGTGCTCGGGGCAGACCTCGGTGCAGCACTTGGTGATGTTGCAGAAGCCGAGGCCGTGCTCCTCCTGGGCCGCGTTCTTGCGGTCGGCGGCGTCCAGCGGGTGCATGTCCAGTTCGGCGATGCGCATCAGGAAGCGCGGACCGGAGAAGGACTCCTTGTTCTCCTCGTGGTCACGGATCACGTGGCAGGTGTCCTGGCACAGGAAGCACTCGATGCACTTGCGGAACTCCTGCGAGCGCTCCACGTCGACCTGCTGCATCCGGTACTCGCCCGGCTTCAGGTCGGCCGGCGGCGTGAACGCGGGGATCTCGCGGGCCTTCTGGTAGTTGAAGGAGACGTCGGTGACCAGGTCACGGATCACCGGGAAGGTGCGCATCGGCGTGACCGTGACGACCTCGTCCTCTTCGAACGTGTTCATCCGGCACATGCACATCAGTTTCGGCTTGCCGTTGATCTCGGCGCTGCAGGAGCCGCACTTGCCGGCCTTGCAGTTCCACCGAACCGCCAGGTCCGGCGCCTGGGTGCCCTGCAGCCGGTGGATGACGTCGAGGACGACCTCGCCCTCGTTCACCTCGACCTCGTAGTCCTTGAGGTCACCGCCCTCGGCATCCCCACGCCAGACCCGGAACTTGCCCTTGTAACTCATGCCGGCAGTTCCTCCTCGGTCAGGTACTTCTTCAGCTCGTCCAGCTCGAACAGTTCCAGCAGGTCCTCGCGCATCGGGATCTGGTCCTTCTTGACCACGTCGACCCCGCCGTCGGCCTGCAGCGAGCAGACCAGCAGCAGCTTGCGCCAGTCGGCGTTCATGCCCGGGAAGTCGTCGCGGGTGTGACCGCCGCGGGACTCCTCGCGCAGCAGGGCCGCCTTCGCGACGCACTCCGACACGGTCAGCATGTTGCGCAGGTCCAGCGCGAGGTGCCAGCCCGGGTTGAACTGCCGGTGCCCCTCGACCGTCATCTTCGCGATCCGGCCACGGAACTCGGCCAGCTTCGCCAGCGCCTGCTCCATCTCCTCGGCCTTGCGGATGATGCCGACCAGGTCGTTCATCGACTGCTGCAGTTCCTGGTGGATCGTGTACGGGTTCTCGCCGCCCTCGAGTTCGAAGGGCGCGAGCGCCTCGGCCGCTGCCGCGTCGATGTCGGCCTCGGCGATCTTCGGCCGGTTCTGGCCGAGCGACTCGACGTACATCGCCGCGCCGGCACCGGCCCGGCGGCCGAACACGAGCAGGTCGGACAGCGAGTTGCCGCCCAGCCGGTTCGACCCGTGCATGCCGCCGGCGACCTCACCGGCCGCGAACAGACCCGGTACGACGGACGACGCGGTGTCCGGGTCGACCTCGACGCCACCCATCACGTAGTGACAGGTCGGCCCGACCTCCATCGGCTCGGCCGTGATGTCGACGTCCGCCAGTTCCTTGAACTGGTGGTGCATCGACGGCAGTCGGCGCTTGATCTCCTCGGCCGGGAGCCGCGACGACACATCCAGGAAGACACCGCCGTGCGGCGTACCGCGGCCGGCCTTCACCTCGGAGTTGATCGCCCGGGCGACCTCGTCACGCGGCAGCAGTTCCGGTGGCCGCCGGTTGTTGTCGGCGTCCTTGTACCAGCGGTCGGCCTCTTCCTCGGTCTCCGCGTACTGCGCGCGGAACACGTCCGGCACGTAGTCGAACATGAACCGCTTGCCCTCGGAGTTCTTCAGCACGCCGCCGTCACCGCGGACCGACTCGGTGACCAGGATGCCCTTCACCGACGGCGGCCAGACCATGCCGGTCGGGTGGAACTGGATGAACTCCATGTTGATCAGCGTCGCGCCGGCCCGCATCGCCAGGGCGTGCCCGTCACCCGTGTACTCCCACGAGTTCGAGGTGACCTTGAACGACTTGCCGACACCGCCGGTGGCCAGGATGACCGCGGGCGCGTCGAACAGGATGAAGCGGCCCGACTCACGCCAGTAGCCGAAGGCACCTGATATAGCTGCGGTGTCGCCGGCTGTGTTGTCAAGAAGCAACTCGGTGATCGTGCACTCGGCGTACACCTTGAGGTTGGCCTCGTAGTCGCCGGTGGCCGCGAAGTCCTCCTGCTGCAGCGAGACGATCTTCTGCTGCAGGGTGCGGATGAGTTCGAGCCCGGTCCGGTCGCCGACGTGGGCGAGCCGCGGGTAGGTGTGACCGCCGAAGTTGCGCTGGCTGATCTTGCCGTCCGGGGTGCGGTCGAACAGGGCGCCGTACGTCTCCAGTTCCCAGACCCGGTCGGGGGCTTCCTGCGCGTGCAGTTCCGCCATCCGCCAGTTGTTCAGGAACTTTCCGCCGCGCATCGTGTCGCGGTAGTGGGTCTGCCAGTTGTCGTTGGAGTTCGCGTTGCCCATCGCCGCCGCGCAGCCGCCCTCGGCCATCACGGTGTGCGCCTTGCCGAACAGCGACTTGCAGACGATCGCGGTGCGCTTGCCCTGTTCGCGGGCCTCGATCGCGGCCCGCAGACCGGCGCCGCCGGCGCCGATCACGATCACGTCGTATTGGTGTCGTTCCAGCTCAGTCATAAGTGTGATGCGTCCGAATCAGTTGATGAAGCGCAGGTCGGAGAACCAGCCGGCCGAGACCGACATGATGTACGCGTCGGTGATGATCACGGTGAAGAGCGAGATCATCGCGTACGTGCCGTGCTTGGGATTCAGCTTCGACACGAAGGTCCAGTACCGGTAGCGCAACGGGTGCTTGGAGAAGTTCTTCAGCCGGCCGCCGACGATGTGCCGGCAGGCGTGGCAGGACAGCGTGTACATCCACAGCATCACCAGGTTGATCCAGATGATCAGCGTGCCCAGGCCGATGCCGAAGCCGCCGTCCTTGCCGTGGAAGGCCTGCGTGCCGTCGTAGACGTTGAGCAGACCGAAGACCAGCGCGCCGTAGAAGAAGTAGCGGTGCAGGTTCAGCGCGACCAGCGGGAACTTCCGCTCACCCGTGTACTTCTTGTGCGGCTCCGGGACGGCACAGGCCGACGGGGCGAAGAAGAGCGAGCGGTAGCCGGCCTTGCGGTAGTAGTAGCAGGTGCCGCGGAAGCCGGCCAGCACCACGAACGTGATGATGCTGAACGGGATGACCCGGGGGAAGTCCCCGAACCAGGTGCCCAGGTGACTCGAGCCCTCGACACAGGAGGACGTCACGCACGGCGAGTACAGCGGGGTCAGGTAGTGGTACGCGTCGACCCAGTAGTACTTGTTCATGAAGATCCGGACCGTCGCGTAGACGACGAAGAAGGCCAGGATCACACCGATCCGCAAGGGCGCCAGCCACCAGCGATCGGTCCGGAGCGTCTTCTGCTTGATCTGCGCGCGCCCGGGGGCGCTGACTCCCGTGGCCATCAGGGAGCGTGCCGGTCAGGTGCGCCGAAGCCTTCGTGCTCCGCGTCGGTCCACATGGACGCGTCGTATTCCACGTCGGGGATCTCCTCGAGTTCCTCCGGAACAGGTCCGGGTCTGTGATGCGGGTCGGGAGGGCCGAGCTCTACCAGGTCGTCACTCAGCCTGGCCACGTCGGACACCAACCGGCGGACGCCGAGGGTGTCACCGTACTCCTGGCTGAGCTTGCCCACTGTGGTGTGCAACACCTCGAGAGCACGCTGCACTGCTGCCACAGTGCTGTTGCCGTCGCCCATACCGACTCCAGTGATGGTTTTGTCGCTGTAAGTATGGGCACACTTTGCCCTCGCTCGGCGCACAACGGAAGACCTGTCGGTACGGCGTGTTTCTACTTAGGTTCCCCTGAGTTGCCGATGGCCGACAGGTGGAGTAATGGAGTGAATCCGCCCTGCAGGACAACGAGATTCGCCGGTGGCGTCAGTACTTCGACCTCCCGGTGGCCGGGCACTTCCACGGCTGCGGCATAGCCCCTCCACGACCACGGCAGCACCGACCCGTCGAGCACGAGCGCGGGCGATCCGTCGTACCGGATCATCGCGCCGGTGGGGAGATCGGCCAGTGCGGCGATGGTCGTGCGTTGCCGGCGGGTGCGTGGTTCGACACGTTCCAGATGGAGTTGGGCGTCCATCTCGGCGGCGCGAGGGCGGGTGGGCAGACCGTGCCCGGCGGCCCAGGCGCCGGCGTACAGGAGGAAGTCGCGGCGTCGGCAGTAGGCGCACGGACGGTGGCCGGCGGCAAGTGCTACGGCTTCGTCGAAGAAGAACAGCGCGGTCCAGCGTCCTGGTGGCATCGGGTCACGCTGCACGCCCTTCCAGTCGAGCACGCAGCAGATCCAGGCCTTCGACCGCCACCGGGTCGTCCCCAGCCGCCGGTCGACACCGTGCAGGGATCCGCGATTGCCCATCAGCAGACCGCGGCCCGGCTCGGCCACGATCTCCTGGGTGGGCAACACCCTGTTCTGCAACGGCATGTCCGCATCCTGCCCCAGTGCGCCGACAGTTTCTGGCACAGTGCTCACCCATGGGTGACAGGCAGGTCGTGATCGGCGTCGCGGTGCTCCGGGCCGGGCAGGTGCTCGTGGCGCGCCGTGGTGGAGCTGATGGCGGCTGGGAGTTTCCCGGCGGGAAGGTCGAGCCGGGCGAGACCGACGAGGCCGCGGGGGAGCGGGAACTCGTCGAGGAGCTCGGTGTGCACGTGTCAGTGGGGAAGTCGTTCGGCCTGGAGGAGCCGATCGGCGACCGGTACCTGCTGCGCGTGTACTTCGCTGAGCTGGTCGCGGGCGAGCCGGTTCTGCATGAGCACGCCGAGATCCGCTGGGTCGGCCCGGCCGAGTTGGACGAGCTCGAC
This region includes:
- a CDS encoding ABC transporter permease: MLRDSRRTGRSAVAVRRRHKTLVYALRLLLLVLILGGWELSVSLWLDPFFYSKPSLIWDKLVIWFTDGTAQGSIWAQIGVTLQEAALGFVLGSLVGVILGILLGRARLLAEVVSPYIQALNAVPRIVLAALFVIWFGLGMESKIATAFVLVFFPVFFNAFQGAREVDRNLVNNARILGAGRGQVLWSIVVPSSTSWILASLHTAFGFALIGAIVGEYTGATRGLGLLISTAQGSFDAAGIYAGMLITTVLALLAEVVLGLAERRLLRWRPPAQASFVAAI
- a CDS encoding ABC transporter substrate-binding protein; translated protein: MTIRPAAIGVPVLAAALVLTGCQTQNKSGTSSGSSSSDKVTIMVGGAAKVIYMPAKLTEQLGYFKDQGLNVELVDTPAGVTAETALLANQAQGVVGFYDHTIDMQAKGKCLQSVVQFANVPGEVEMVSKAQAGTIKSPADFKGRKLGVTSAGSSTDFLTQYLAGNAGVGTADYTTVKAGADSTFIAAMNSGGIDAGMTTDPTVARLTKTGDGKILLDLRTEEGTKKALGGLYPASSLYMACDYVAAHKDVVQKLANAFVKTLGFITSNDAATIAAKMPADYAGTDKQLYIKSITDSKGMFNATGVMDPDGAKNALAVLGKFSPAVKPKKDTIDIAKTYTTEFAKAAKS
- a CDS encoding succinate dehydrogenase/fumarate reductase iron-sulfur subunit, encoding MSYKGKFRVWRGDAEGGDLKDYEVEVNEGEVVLDVIHRLQGTQAPDLAVRWNCKAGKCGSCSAEINGKPKLMCMCRMNTFEEDEVVTVTPMRTFPVIRDLVTDVSFNYQKAREIPAFTPPADLKPGEYRMQQVDVERSQEFRKCIECFLCQDTCHVIRDHEENKESFSGPRFLMRIAELDMHPLDAADRKNAAQEEHGLGFCNITKCCTEVCPEHIKITDNALIPMKERVADRKYDPIVWLGNKIRRRTP
- a CDS encoding fumarate reductase/succinate dehydrogenase flavoprotein subunit, whose protein sequence is MTELERHQYDVIVIGAGGAGLRAAIEAREQGKRTAIVCKSLFGKAHTVMAEGGCAAAMGNANSNDNWQTHYRDTMRGGKFLNNWRMAELHAQEAPDRVWELETYGALFDRTPDGKISQRNFGGHTYPRLAHVGDRTGLELIRTLQQKIVSLQQEDFAATGDYEANLKVYAECTITELLLDNTAGDTAAISGAFGYWRESGRFILFDAPAVILATGGVGKSFKVTSNSWEYTGDGHALAMRAGATLINMEFIQFHPTGMVWPPSVKGILVTESVRGDGGVLKNSEGKRFMFDYVPDVFRAQYAETEEEADRWYKDADNNRRPPELLPRDEVARAINSEVKAGRGTPHGGVFLDVSSRLPAEEIKRRLPSMHHQFKELADVDITAEPMEVGPTCHYVMGGVEVDPDTASSVVPGLFAAGEVAGGMHGSNRLGGNSLSDLLVFGRRAGAGAAMYVESLGQNRPKIAEADIDAAAAEALAPFELEGGENPYTIHQELQQSMNDLVGIIRKAEEMEQALAKLAEFRGRIAKMTVEGHRQFNPGWHLALDLRNMLTVSECVAKAALLREESRGGHTRDDFPGMNADWRKLLLVCSLQADGGVDVVKKDQIPMREDLLELFELDELKKYLTEEELPA
- a CDS encoding (deoxy)nucleoside triphosphate pyrophosphohydrolase, which codes for MGDRQVVIGVAVLRAGQVLVARRGGADGGWEFPGGKVEPGETDEAAGERELVEELGVHVSVGKSFGLEEPIGDRYLLRVYFAELVAGEPVLHEHAEIRWVGPAELDELDWLAPDRPFLPVLREQLTSG